TCATCGTCAGCGGCCTGCGCACCATCGCCGCCAGCGAGGGCATGGTCATCGCCGCGGGGCAGGAGGGGAAGTGGAAGACGTCCCTCCAATTGGTGGGGATCATCTCCCTGTGCGTCCACTACGTGCACCCGCTGGACCTGGGCTTCCGCACCGTCCCCGTGGACTACAACCAGGTGGGCAAGGTGCTGGTGTACCTGTCGGGCGCGTTCAGCGTGTGGAGCGCCGTCGTCTACTTCCGTGCGTTCCTCGGGATGCTTGCCCGGCGGGGAGGGGCGGATCCGGACGCGAAAAGTGTTTGACGTGCCCGGGAGGCCTCTGTATATCCGCCCCACTTCCGGGGCGGCACTGACCGGGCGGTAGGCAGCACGCGGCACCAGATGCGGGAATAGCTCAGCGGTAGAGCATCGCCTTGCCAAGGCGAGGGTCGAGGGTTCAAATCCCTTTTCCCGCTCCAGATGCAGTCCGTAGTACGGCGGTTCGCAGCACCAGATGCGGGAATAGCTCAGCGGTAGAGCATCGCCTTGCCAAGGCGAGGGTCGAGGGTTCAAATCCCTTTTCCCGCTCCAATCGAAGGCCCTCTGGGAAACCAGGGGGCCTTTTTCTTTCTCTCCGTGCGGTACCGCCACGGTGCACCATGGCAGGCGGGCGCGCGAGGGACCGGCGGTCCGCTGTTCCAGGGCGTTCGCCACCGGCGGACCCTTTGCGGTATGGATACCGGCGCATGATTCGCAACTTCCGGGAACTCTATTCGTACCGGGGGCTCCTCCTCAGCCTGGTGCAGCGCGAGCTGAAGGCGCGCTATCGCGGCTCGGTGCTGGGCTTCTTCTGGACGTTCCTGAACCCCACCCTGCACATGCTGGTCTACGCGCTGCTGTTCGGCGTGTTCATGAAGAACCAGATTCCGCACTACGCCTACTTCATGTTCGTGGGCCTGCTGCCGTGGATCTGGTTCTCCACGTCGGTGTCCGCCGGCGCCAGCGCCATCAGCGACCGGCGCGACCTGATGACCAAGGTGCGCTTCCCGGCCCAGGTGCTGCCGGCGACGGTGGTGGCCACCAACTTCTGCAACTTCATCTTCTCCCTGCCGCTGATGGTGGTGCTGGGGCTCATCTTCGGCGTGGTGCCGACCTGGCACATGGTGCTGTTCCCCGTGGTGGTGCTGATCCAGATGTGCTTCACCTTCGCGGTGGTGTACGCGGTCAGCGCCTTCAACGTGACGTTCCGGGACCTGCAGCACATCGTGATGAACCTGATGACGCTGTGGTTCTTCATGACGCCGGTGCTCTACAAGCTGTCCACCATCCCGGAGGAGTACCGGCGCGTGCTGCAGGTGCTCAATCCGATGTCCATCCTCATCACCTCGTACCAGGCCATCTTCTACGAGCACCGTCTGCCGGACGCGGTGCCGCTCGTGTCGCTCCTGGGCGTCTCCATCGTGCTGCTGTGGGGTGCCACGCAGATCTTCGAGAGCCGCCGCGAGGAGTTCGCGGAGTCCATCTAGATGGTCCAGTCACCGACCGAGGACGCCATCGTCATCCAGGACGTGGTGAAGAACTTCCGGAAGAAGACCATCCGGGGGGAATACACCACGTTCAAGTCGGAGCTCGTGCGCTGGCTGCGAGGGCAGCGGCACGCGTCCCAGCAGGGGCGCTTCATCGAGTCCCTGCGCGGCGTCAACCTGCGCATCCCCAAGGGCCAGACGGTGGCCATCCTGGGGCGCAACGGCTCTGGCAAGAGCACGCTGCTGAAGCTCATCACCGGCATCTATTCGCCCACGTCCGGCAGCATCCAGGTGAACGGGCGCATCTCCGCGCTGCTGGACCTGGGGGCGGGCTTCCACCCGGACTTCTCCGGCCGGGAGAACATCCTCATCAACGGCATCATCCTCGGCATGTCCCGGACCGAGGTGCGCGCGAAGATGGACGACATCATCGCGTTCAGCGAGCTGGGGGAGTTCATCGACGAGCCGGTGCGCACGTACTCCAGCGGCATGTACATGCGCCTGGCGTTCTCCGTGGCCACGCACGTGGACCCGGACATCCTCATCATCGATGAGATCCTCGCCGTCGGCGACGAGCACTTCAGCAAGAAGAGCCTCGCGAAGATGACGGAGTTCAAGCGGCTGGGGAAGACCATCGTCCTGGTCACGCACGACATGTCCACCGTGGAGCGCTGGTGCGACCAGGCGGCGTGGCTGGACGGCGGGCGGATCCGCCGCGTAGGCACTCCGGCCGAAATCGCCGCCGAGTACCGGCAGGCGGTGTCGCTCGCGGAGGCGCGCTCCACGGTGTTCACCCCGCCGGCCCTGACTGAAGGGGGCGGGGCGCTGCCGTCGCTGTCGGAGGGCGCGGTGGTGCGGGACGAGCCGCCGGCGTCGCCGCCCGTCGCTGTGTCGCGGGTGTGGCTGAGCGGGCCGCGCGGGGAGGAGCTGGGGCTCGTCACCACGGAGACGCGCGCGGAGGTCTGCATCGACTACGTGGCGCGCGAGTCAGTGGAGGACGTGGAGTTCGTCCTCACGCTGTCCACCGCGGACGGGGCGGTGCTGTACGTGACGAGTACTCGGACGGACCGGGTGCCGCTGCCGACGCCGCTGCCGCCGCAGGGCCGGCTGCGCTTCGTGCTTCCCCGGCTGGGGCTGCTGGGTGGCTCCTACGTGCTGAGCGTGGAGCTGAAGACGGGCAACAACGCGAATCCGGAGCCGGGCCGGGAAGCGCGCTGCACCTTCTCCGTGTCCACGGAGCACGACGACCGGGGCGTCTTCCGGCCGGAGCATTCCTGGGTGGTGGAGGAGGCTCCGGCCGCTCCCGTCCAGGCGGTCTCCGTGTCCAAGCATGCCGCGGCCTCCTGAGGGGGGAGGAGGCCTCCCGCACGCCGCGGCCCGGGGCCTTGAAAAAAGGGGAGGCGCCTGGGAAGTGAGTACCTTGTTCCACACCATGCCCGAGGGGGGGCAGGCCGCGGAGTCCGCCGGGGAGCTCGCCGAGCGCATCGCCGCCCTGCGCGCGGAGCCCTCCGAGGCCAACGCCCGGGAGCTCGCGGTGCTGACGGAGCGGCTGCGCCGGCTGGTGCCTCCGGCCAACACGCCCCTGTCGCCGCTGCTGGCCGCGGCGAGGCTCGCCGTCCCGTTCGACTTCTCCGTGCCGCCGTCGCACCGGGCGTCGGGAGGCCAGTGGGTGACGGCCGCCAAGCGCGCCTTCGTCCTGGGCCTGCGCCCGCTGCACGTCGAACTGCTCAAGCCCCAGGCCGCCTTCAACCAGCGCGTGCTGCGCGTGCTGGAGCGGCTGGAGGCCCGGCGCGACCAGGGCACCCGTGAGGACCTGACGGACTGGGTCCGGGGGCAGCTGGACGCGCAGGGGGGCGGCAGGGACGCCTCAGCGGCTGCCGCGCGTGCTCCTCACGGCACGCTGAACTTCGTGGAGGTCGGGGCCGCGGGTGGACCGCGCGAGCGGCGCAAGGCGCGCGGCTTCGCTCCCGTGGACATGGCCTGGAAGCTGGCGTGGCGCGCGTGGCGCCGGGCGATGCGGCCCGTGCTGGAGCCGCTGCTCGAGCGCCAGGCGGAGTGGAACGCGCGGATGCGCGAGACCCTGCTGTCCGTCGCCGCCGCGCCGGGTGCCGGCACTCCGGAGCCGCTGGACGCCACGCACCGGGTGGCGCGGCTCGTGGCGCTGGCGTCTCCGCTGGCCCAGCCGGGGCTGCCCCGGGGCGTCCGGGCCTCCGCACCGCTGTGGAGCGAAGTGCTGCGCCGGCAGTCCCGCTTCAACGGTGAGGCGGTGGTGGCGCTGGCCGCCATCCTCGGCGTGCGTACGCCGCCCCCGCCCGTGCCCGCGCTGGAGGACTTCCACCACTGGTGCACGCTGCGCGAGTCCGGAGACATCCACGCCGCCCGCGAGGCCGTGGCTCGGCTGCCGCGCCGTCCCCGGCTGTCCCTCCTCGTCGCCACCGCGGGGGCCTGTCCCGCGCACCTGCGCGAGTGCCTCGCGTCGGTGGAGGCGCAGGTGTACCCGGAGTGGGAGCTGGTGCTCGTGGGGCCGGAGGACGGGCCCGCGCTGCCCGAGCCCTGGGCCTCGTCGCGCCGTCAGCCGCGCATCCGCCGGGTGACGCTCTCCGGGCCCACCGACTTCGCCCGCGCGCTGCGCGTGGGCCTCCAGGCCGCCAGTGGTGACTTCGTGGGTGTGCTGGGCGCGGAGGACACGCTCGCCCCCCATGCCCTGGCGAAGGTGGCGCTGGCCCTGGGCGCGACCCCGGGCCTGGACGTCGTCTACGGCGACGAGGACCGGCTGGACACGCGAGGGCGCCGCACGGCCCCCTTCTTCAAGCCGGACTGGTCCCCGGACCTGCTGCGCTCGGTGGACTACCTGGGCCGGGGGGTGCTCGCGCGCCGCTCGCTGGTGGAGTCCGTGGGCGGCTTCCGCGAGGGCTTCCCGGGCGCCGAGGAGTACGACCTCTTCCTGCGCCTCAGCGAGGCGACGGAGCGCATCGGCCACGTGCCGCACCTGCTCTACCACCGGCGCCTGGGCGCCGTGGGACAGGTGTCGCAGGAGGGCCGCCGCGCGCTCTCCGCGCACCTGGCGCGCCGGGGCGAGGACGCCGAGGTGACGGTGCCAGGGCCCGGCCGCTACCGCGTGCGCTACGCCGTCCGGGGCACCCCGAAGGTGTCCATCATCGTCCCGTTCAAGGACCGGCCGGACCTCCTGAAGACGCTCACGGACACGCTGCTGGAGCGCACGACGTACCCGCACTTCGAGCTGGTGCTCGTGTCCAACAACAGCGTCCGCCCGGAGACCTTCGCGCTCCTGGACACGCTGAACGACCCGCGCGTGGTGAAGCGCACCTGGGACTTCCCCTTCAACTACCCGGCCATCAACAACTGGGCGGCGGGGCAGGCTACGGGCGAGCTGCTGCTGTTCCTCAACAACGACATGGAAGTGGTGGACCCCGGCTGGCTCACGGAGCTGGTGTCCCAGGCGCAGCGCCCGGAGGTGGGCGCGGTGGGCGCGAAGCTCCTCTTCCCCGAGGGCACCGTGCAGCACGCGGGCATCGTCGTGGGAATGACGGGCATGGCGGGCCACCCCTTCTGGCGCCTGCCGGACGGGCCCATCGTCACGCCCTTCGGCCACACGGAGTGGGTGCGCAACTGGCTGTCCGTCACCAGCGCGTGCGTGATGATCCGCCGGCCCCTCTTTGACGCGCTGGGCGGCTTCGACGAGCGCTTCCTGCTGTGCGGCAGCGACGTGGACCTGGGCCTGCGGCTGCACACCCGGGGCCTGCGCGTGGTGTGCACGCCGTTCGCGCGCGTGGTGCACCATGAGTCCGCCAGCCGCCGCACGGACGCCATTCCAGAGCCGGACTACTGGCGCTCCTTCACGTCGTACCGGCCGTGGCTGCTCAAGGGCGACCCCTACTACAACCCCAACCTCACCCTCCTGTCGGGGGACTGCGACCTGCGCCGCCACCCCGAGGACGGCGAGGCGCTGGCGGTGCGCACGCTGGCCCACGAAGTGCCCAGCGCACGGCGCCCGCCAACGTGACGGCGCGCTTGCGCGAGGGCAGTCTGGGCGAGCAGGCCTCGCGATTCGTCGCGGTGCGGCTTCCCCAAGGGTGAGGCCGGTCGCCTGGTGGGGCCAACCGCCGGAAGCCGAAGGTCAGAAGTCAGAATCGCCCCGTCCCGGGTGCACTGCCGCGCGCATGCAGGTCCTCGCAATGACAGCCCCGCGGGCGGTCTGGTTCCAGGCATGCGACTTGCTCAAGGGACAGGGCATGCCGACGCGAATGTTGATTGTGGAGGACGAGGCATCTCTGCGCTGGGCGCTCAACCGGTACTTCACCCTTCGCGGCTATGAGGTCATCTGCGCGGAGAACATCGCCGAGGCCCTGGAAACTGTCTCCGTCGCGAAGACTCCCTTCCATGTCGTCCTGACCGACCTTCACTTCGAGGGTCGGTCCTGCGAGGACGGCCTGGAACTGGTGAAGTGCCTGAAGCCTCTCATGCCCCAGCTGCGCTTCATCTTGTTGACGGCCTCCCTGGAGGAAGACCTCCGCGAGCGCGCCCGCACCGCGGGTGTGGACGTCGCCCTCGTGAAGCCCCAGCGCCTTCCCACGCTGGAAAGCTACATCGCGGCCTTCACCAGCCCTGCCCAGCTCTCGGCGCCTGAATCCATGCCCGCGGCATCGTGAGATTGGCTTGCACACGAGGGCGCGGTGGAGTCCTCGTCACCCTGCAGGCGCACCACGAAGTCGCCAGGGGTGATGACATCCGCGTCGCTGAAGGGCCGCGACACCCTGCCCCGCGAGTGGCCGTTGAGCAGCGTGCCGTTGCGACTGCCCAGGTCGCTGACGCGCAGCCCGTTGTCGGTGGCGACCAGGCGGGCATGCCGCCGGGACACAGGGTCCGACGGCAGGACCACGTCGTTGTCGGGCGCGCGCCCCAGGACGAGCGTCGCGCCCGCGACCCGCGGGTGCTTGCGCGGAGGGCGCAGCGG
The genomic region above belongs to Corallococcus caeni and contains:
- a CDS encoding ABC transporter permease, giving the protein MIRNFRELYSYRGLLLSLVQRELKARYRGSVLGFFWTFLNPTLHMLVYALLFGVFMKNQIPHYAYFMFVGLLPWIWFSTSVSAGASAISDRRDLMTKVRFPAQVLPATVVATNFCNFIFSLPLMVVLGLIFGVVPTWHMVLFPVVVLIQMCFTFAVVYAVSAFNVTFRDLQHIVMNLMTLWFFMTPVLYKLSTIPEEYRRVLQVLNPMSILITSYQAIFYEHRLPDAVPLVSLLGVSIVLLWGATQIFESRREEFAESI
- a CDS encoding ABC transporter ATP-binding protein, producing the protein MVQSPTEDAIVIQDVVKNFRKKTIRGEYTTFKSELVRWLRGQRHASQQGRFIESLRGVNLRIPKGQTVAILGRNGSGKSTLLKLITGIYSPTSGSIQVNGRISALLDLGAGFHPDFSGRENILINGIILGMSRTEVRAKMDDIIAFSELGEFIDEPVRTYSSGMYMRLAFSVATHVDPDILIIDEILAVGDEHFSKKSLAKMTEFKRLGKTIVLVTHDMSTVERWCDQAAWLDGGRIRRVGTPAEIAAEYRQAVSLAEARSTVFTPPALTEGGGALPSLSEGAVVRDEPPASPPVAVSRVWLSGPRGEELGLVTTETRAEVCIDYVARESVEDVEFVLTLSTADGAVLYVTSTRTDRVPLPTPLPPQGRLRFVLPRLGLLGGSYVLSVELKTGNNANPEPGREARCTFSVSTEHDDRGVFRPEHSWVVEEAPAAPVQAVSVSKHAAAS
- a CDS encoding glycosyltransferase family 2 protein, which gives rise to MSTLFHTMPEGGQAAESAGELAERIAALRAEPSEANARELAVLTERLRRLVPPANTPLSPLLAAARLAVPFDFSVPPSHRASGGQWVTAAKRAFVLGLRPLHVELLKPQAAFNQRVLRVLERLEARRDQGTREDLTDWVRGQLDAQGGGRDASAAAARAPHGTLNFVEVGAAGGPRERRKARGFAPVDMAWKLAWRAWRRAMRPVLEPLLERQAEWNARMRETLLSVAAAPGAGTPEPLDATHRVARLVALASPLAQPGLPRGVRASAPLWSEVLRRQSRFNGEAVVALAAILGVRTPPPPVPALEDFHHWCTLRESGDIHAAREAVARLPRRPRLSLLVATAGACPAHLRECLASVEAQVYPEWELVLVGPEDGPALPEPWASSRRQPRIRRVTLSGPTDFARALRVGLQAASGDFVGVLGAEDTLAPHALAKVALALGATPGLDVVYGDEDRLDTRGRRTAPFFKPDWSPDLLRSVDYLGRGVLARRSLVESVGGFREGFPGAEEYDLFLRLSEATERIGHVPHLLYHRRLGAVGQVSQEGRRALSAHLARRGEDAEVTVPGPGRYRVRYAVRGTPKVSIIVPFKDRPDLLKTLTDTLLERTTYPHFELVLVSNNSVRPETFALLDTLNDPRVVKRTWDFPFNYPAINNWAAGQATGELLLFLNNDMEVVDPGWLTELVSQAQRPEVGAVGAKLLFPEGTVQHAGIVVGMTGMAGHPFWRLPDGPIVTPFGHTEWVRNWLSVTSACVMIRRPLFDALGGFDERFLLCGSDVDLGLRLHTRGLRVVCTPFARVVHHESASRRTDAIPEPDYWRSFTSYRPWLLKGDPYYNPNLTLLSGDCDLRRHPEDGEALAVRTLAHEVPSARRPPT
- a CDS encoding response regulator codes for the protein MPTRMLIVEDEASLRWALNRYFTLRGYEVICAENIAEALETVSVAKTPFHVVLTDLHFEGRSCEDGLELVKCLKPLMPQLRFILLTASLEEDLRERARTAGVDVALVKPQRLPTLESYIAAFTSPAQLSAPESMPAAS
- a CDS encoding FHA domain-containing protein, which translates into the protein MWNSIISGPLRPPRKHPRVAGATLVLGRAPDNDVVLPSDPVSRRHARLVATDNGLRVSDLGSRNGTLLNGHSRGRVSRPFSDADVITPGDFVVRLQGDEDSTAPSCASQSHDAAGMDSGAESWAGLVKAAM